From one Deltaproteobacteria bacterium genomic stretch:
- a CDS encoding HlyC/CorC family transporter, translating to MELAAIIALCLLLQGVYEGAEMVLVSADRHRLQERARRGERGAKLALSLLSHPEGVLATTLTTTNIFIVLGSVLTTSRLLPAHGEYAEWLSVGIITPLVILLGQVVPKTFARQRADRLVGTAAGIIRFAQVLLYPVVTAVSFIARAVSKPFGGMPSLRALLTREELALILRMSRGGGSDVEAHERVMVRRAFHFGETRVANVFRPLPQVAALPEGASCGEALLAAARSGYSRYPVYSGRLDHVLGYLHVLDIAGSPPDASILPFLRKALFVPELMPLDELLRSFREARTSFAVVVDEFGGVTGVVTAEDVVEEVVGEIEDEYDRGMEYYTKVSDDEFVVPGRMEIGRFAEEFGVRLAEGNYTTIGGFLTSLAGRIPAPGESFSVPGAVLRAETVSERAVLEVRVRRVTEEDGGEPAPGPGEKE from the coding sequence ATGGAGCTCGCGGCCATCATCGCGTTGTGCCTCCTCCTCCAGGGGGTGTACGAGGGGGCCGAGATGGTCCTTGTCTCCGCGGACCGGCACCGGCTCCAGGAACGCGCCCGGCGCGGGGAGCGGGGGGCGAAACTCGCCCTTTCCCTGCTGTCCCATCCCGAAGGCGTCCTCGCGACGACGTTGACCACCACCAACATCTTCATCGTGCTCGGCAGCGTCCTCACCACTTCCCGCCTTCTTCCGGCGCACGGGGAGTACGCGGAGTGGCTCTCCGTCGGCATCATCACGCCCCTCGTCATTCTCCTGGGGCAGGTGGTGCCGAAGACGTTCGCCCGGCAGCGCGCCGACCGCCTGGTGGGCACGGCCGCCGGCATCATCCGGTTCGCGCAGGTCCTCCTGTACCCGGTCGTGACCGCCGTTTCCTTCATCGCCCGGGCGGTCTCGAAGCCGTTCGGCGGCATGCCCTCCCTGCGGGCGCTGCTCACCCGGGAGGAGCTGGCCCTGATCCTGCGGATGAGCCGCGGAGGGGGGTCGGACGTGGAGGCGCACGAGCGGGTGATGGTGCGGCGGGCGTTCCACTTCGGGGAAACCCGCGTGGCGAACGTCTTCCGGCCCCTCCCGCAGGTCGCGGCGCTTCCCGAGGGGGCGTCGTGCGGGGAGGCTCTGCTCGCCGCCGCCCGCAGCGGCTACTCGCGCTACCCCGTCTACAGCGGCCGCCTGGACCACGTGCTCGGCTACCTCCACGTGCTCGACATCGCCGGGAGCCCGCCGGACGCCTCCATCCTTCCGTTCCTCCGGAAGGCGCTCTTCGTCCCGGAGCTGATGCCGCTGGACGAGCTGCTGCGGAGCTTCCGGGAGGCGCGGACATCGTTCGCCGTCGTCGTGGACGAGTTCGGCGGCGTGACCGGCGTCGTCACCGCGGAGGACGTCGTGGAGGAGGTGGTCGGGGAGATCGAGGATGAATACGACCGCGGCATGGAATACTATACGAAGGTCTCGGACGACGAGTTCGTCGTGCCCGGCCGGATGGAGATCGGACGGTTCGCGGAGGAGTTCGGCGTCCGCCTCGCGGAGGGGAATTACACCACGATCGGAGGGTTCCTCACTTCGCTCGCCGGACGGATCCCCGCCCCGGGGGAGTCGTTTTCCGTCCCCGGGGCCGTCCTTCGCGCAGAGACCGTGTCCGAGCGGGCGGTCCTCGAGGTGCGGGTTCGCCGGGTGACGGAGGAGGACGGGGGGGAGCCCGCCCCCGGTCCGGGTGAAAAGGAATGA
- a CDS encoding HlyC/CorC family transporter: MKSFLLPFLFLASAFFSATETALFALRRVDLLRWKEEGERRGALIERLLSRPGRLIATILIGNEIVNVAISSVLAAMLLPLYPRYGEVLALALGTVGILILGDITPKSIVWPRAKTFSLRVAAPIQAFSRAAAPLLTVMEWLSERILRLLGSGSTPETREAISEAEFRALVDVGEESGTLDPGEKELIHNIFEMTDRRAGEIMTPLPDVFMVPRDLPYGELIDRYRRYRKSRIPVYEGERSNVAGILHFKDLLRSTAEGMDPSAWRTLVRPSFVVPTAKKLPLLLREFQRRKVHIALIVDELGEPAGIVTLEDVLEELFGDIREEHDREEKEIAARTDGSHLVLGKTPVRRLNEAFGTKFPDRDRETVEDLLLHEFGRLPRGGDRIVLSGFSFTVERLKGIRIVEVGVRPMPGEPA, encoded by the coding sequence TTGAAATCGTTCCTCCTCCCCTTCCTGTTCCTCGCCTCCGCCTTCTTCTCCGCGACGGAGACGGCGCTGTTCGCCCTGCGCCGCGTCGACCTGCTCCGCTGGAAGGAAGAGGGGGAGCGGCGGGGCGCGCTGATCGAGCGGCTCCTCTCCCGCCCCGGCCGGCTGATCGCGACGATCCTGATCGGGAACGAGATCGTCAACGTGGCGATCTCCTCCGTCCTGGCGGCGATGCTCCTTCCCCTCTATCCGCGGTACGGCGAGGTTCTCGCCCTGGCGCTGGGAACGGTGGGGATCCTCATCCTGGGAGACATCACCCCCAAGAGCATCGTCTGGCCCAGGGCGAAGACCTTCTCCTTGCGGGTCGCCGCGCCGATCCAGGCGTTCTCCCGCGCGGCGGCGCCGCTGCTGACCGTCATGGAGTGGCTTTCCGAGCGGATTCTCCGGCTCCTCGGATCCGGTTCCACGCCGGAGACCCGCGAGGCGATCTCCGAGGCCGAGTTCCGGGCGCTGGTGGACGTCGGGGAGGAATCGGGAACCCTGGATCCCGGGGAGAAGGAACTCATCCACAACATCTTCGAGATGACCGACCGGCGCGCCGGGGAAATCATGACCCCGCTTCCGGACGTGTTCATGGTGCCGCGGGATCTTCCGTACGGAGAGCTGATCGATCGGTACCGGAGGTACCGCAAGTCGAGGATCCCCGTGTACGAGGGAGAGCGGAGCAACGTCGCGGGAATCCTCCACTTCAAGGATCTTCTCCGTTCGACGGCCGAGGGCATGGATCCTTCGGCGTGGCGAACCCTCGTACGGCCGTCGTTCGTCGTCCCCACGGCGAAGAAGCTGCCGCTTTTGCTTCGCGAGTTCCAGCGGAGGAAGGTCCACATCGCCCTGATCGTGGACGAGCTGGGGGAGCCGGCCGGGATCGTTACGCTCGAGGACGTCCTCGAGGAGCTGTTCGGCGACATCCGCGAGGAGCACGACCGGGAGGAGAAGGAGATCGCGGCGCGCACCGACGGATCCCACCTCGTCCTGGGGAAAACCCCGGTCCGCCGCCTCAACGAGGCGTTCGGAACGAAGTTCCCGGACCGGGATCGGGAAACGGTGGAGGATCTCCTGCTCCACGAGTTCGGCCGTCTCCCGCGGGGAGGGGACCGGATCGTCCTCTCGGGGTTCTCCTTCACCGTCGAGCGCCTGAAGGGGATCCGGATCGTCGAGGTGGGCGTGCGTCCGATGCCGGGGGAGCCGGCGTAG
- the thiL gene encoding thiamine-phosphate kinase, producing MKRDDSGDPDPARGTARGGRAPTLRDAGEFGLIALVGRKYGGNPTRGEIPIGDDAAVLRVPGGRAVLSTDLLIEEVHFSLRYFRPEEVGWKALSANLSDLAAMGARPLGYLVAFASPARTPVSSIDAMFRGMARAAAPSGMRLLGGDTCRGERLTLSLTVVGCVERGRPVLRVGARPGDLLYVTGEPGWSGLGFRLLRGGRPAAPRGWKRRAMRAHLAPEARWREGLIAGASGAAASMIDVSDGVLPDLSHLLERDGLGAELTEATFPVSASYRKASSALGVDPLAAFLCGGEDYELLMAVRPSRRGIFLRAVRAFPAGATPIGSVTRRPGIRIRRTDGSTVEGAGLPSGFAHFP from the coding sequence GTGAAGCGGGACGACTCCGGAGACCCCGACCCCGCACGCGGAACGGCGCGCGGGGGTCGTGCGCCCACGCTCCGCGACGCGGGCGAGTTCGGCCTGATCGCCCTCGTCGGCCGGAAGTACGGGGGGAACCCCACCCGCGGGGAGATCCCGATCGGAGACGACGCGGCGGTGCTGCGGGTCCCCGGAGGACGCGCGGTCCTGTCCACCGACCTCCTGATCGAGGAGGTCCACTTCTCGCTCCGCTACTTCCGCCCGGAGGAGGTCGGGTGGAAGGCGCTCTCCGCGAACCTCTCCGACCTCGCCGCGATGGGCGCGCGCCCCCTGGGCTACCTCGTCGCCTTCGCCTCCCCGGCCCGGACGCCGGTCTCCTCGATCGACGCGATGTTCCGCGGCATGGCCCGCGCCGCGGCGCCTTCCGGAATGCGTCTCCTGGGCGGCGACACGTGCCGGGGGGAGCGGCTCACCCTGTCCCTGACCGTCGTCGGCTGCGTGGAGCGCGGGAGGCCGGTCCTCCGCGTGGGCGCGCGACCGGGAGATCTCCTCTACGTAACGGGGGAGCCGGGCTGGTCGGGACTGGGCTTTCGGCTGCTCCGGGGCGGCCGGCCCGCGGCGCCGCGCGGTTGGAAACGGCGGGCGATGCGCGCGCACCTCGCTCCGGAGGCCCGCTGGCGGGAGGGCCTGATCGCGGGGGCTTCGGGGGCGGCGGCCTCGATGATCGACGTGAGCGACGGCGTCCTGCCGGACCTGTCCCACCTCCTCGAACGGGACGGCCTCGGCGCGGAGTTGACGGAAGCGACGTTCCCGGTATCCGCGTCGTACCGCAAGGCGTCGTCCGCCCTCGGCGTCGATCCGCTGGCCGCGTTCCTGTGCGGCGGCGAGGATTACGAACTGCTGATGGCGGTCCGTCCGTCCCGGCGGGGGATCTTTCTGCGCGCCGTCCGCGCCTTTCCCGCGGGCGCGACCCCGATCGGATCGGTGACCCGGCGTCCGGGCATCCGCATCCGGAGGACGGACGGCTCGACGGTCGAGGGGGCCGGGCTCCCGTCCGGCTTCGCCCACTTCCCTTGA